In Pseudorasbora parva isolate DD20220531a chromosome 20, ASM2467924v1, whole genome shotgun sequence, a single window of DNA contains:
- the LOC137049364 gene encoding gastrula zinc finger protein XlCGF7.1-like isoform X2, with translation MILLKTDLMPLEEESQNLNKMEEKDQDKTHDDFITEEKKCSSSQTEKTSSQKRTQKTLGNFTCHLCGLHFKKHGNFKVHMRVHSRRKRHTCPQCGVSFSQQGNLRVHMRVHTGEKPYTCSQCGKSFTVKGNLNVHMRVHTGESPYTCQQCGISFNQKQILVVHMRIHTGEKPYTCPQCGISFCQKAHLRSHIRIHTGEKPFPCQQCGKSFTRKEILIKHLNSH, from the coding sequence ACCTGATGCCGTTGGAAGAGGAGAGTCAAAATCTGAATAAAATGGAAGAGAAAGATCAGGACAAGACACATGATGATTTCataactgaagaaaaaaaatgtagttcCTCACAGACAGAAAAAACTTCCTCTCAAAAAAGGACTCAAAAGACTCTAGGTAATTTCACCTGCCATCTGTGTGGACTACATTTCAAAAAGCATGGAAACtttaaagtccacatgagagttcactcCAGAAGAAAACGTCACACCTGCCCACAGTGTGGAGTAAGTTTCAGTCAACAAGGAAACCTTAGagtccacatgagagttcacactggagaaaagccttacacctgctctcagtgtggaaagagtttcactgtAAAAGGAAACCTTAAtgtccacatgagagttcacactggagagagcccttacacctgccaacagtgtggaataAGTTTCAATCAAAAACAAATCCTTGTagtccacatgagaattcacaccggagagaagccttacacatgTCCACAGTGTGGAATTAGTTTTTGTCAAAAAGCACACCTGAGAAGTCACATAAGAATTCACACAGGAGAGAAACCTTTcccctgccaacagtgtggaaaaagtttcacCCGAAAAGAAATCCTTATCAAGCACTTGAATTCACACTGA